From a single Spongiibacter taiwanensis genomic region:
- the prfB gene encoding peptide chain release factor 2 (programmed frameshift): MLEINALRNALKDMTERTDTLRGYLDYANKKERLTEVELELGDSSVWDDPARAQELGRERSSLELVVASIDELDAGITDAEELLLMAAEEDDEDTINALQEDVKKLEAVLATLEFRRMFSGEMDPNNCYLDIQSGSGGTEAQDWASMVLRMYLRWCEDKGFKAELVEASDGEVAGIKSATIHVQGEYAYGWLRTETGVHRLVRKSPFDSGNRRHTSFCSVFISPEIDDNIEIDINPADVRTDTYRASGAGGQHVNKTDSAVRLTHVPTNTVVQCQTERSQHQNRDNAWKMLRAKLYELELQKRNTAAQALEDSKADIGWGSQIRSYVLDDQRIKDLRTNVQTSNCGAVLDGDLDMFIEASLKFGL; encoded by the exons ATGTTAGAAATCAATGCCCTGCGCAATGCCCTCAAGGATATGACTGAGCGTACTGATACGCTTAGGGGGTACCTT GACTACGCTAACAAGAAAGAGCGCTTGACCGAGGTTGAGCTAGAACTGGGGGATTCCTCTGTGTGGGATGATCCTGCCCGGGCCCAGGAGCTGGGTCGGGAGCGCAGCAGCCTCGAATTGGTGGTGGCCTCCATCGACGAGCTGGATGCCGGAATCACCGACGCCGAAGAGCTGCTGCTTATGGCGGCGGAAGAGGATGACGAAGACACCATCAACGCGCTGCAGGAAGATGTGAAGAAGCTGGAAGCGGTGCTCGCCACCCTGGAATTTCGGCGCATGTTTTCCGGTGAAATGGACCCCAACAACTGTTACCTGGATATCCAATCTGGCTCTGGCGGTACCGAGGCTCAGGATTGGGCCAGCATGGTGCTGCGCATGTACTTGCGCTGGTGTGAAGACAAGGGCTTTAAGGCCGAACTGGTCGAGGCCTCCGATGGCGAGGTGGCCGGTATCAAAAGTGCCACCATTCATGTGCAGGGTGAGTACGCATACGGTTGGTTGCGCACCGAAACGGGTGTTCACCGCCTGGTGCGCAAATCGCCATTCGATTCTGGCAATCGCCGCCACACCTCTTTTTGCTCGGTGTTTATCTCCCCTGAGATTGACGACAATATTGAGATCGATATCAACCCCGCCGATGTGCGTACCGATACCTACCGGGCCAGCGGCGCCGGTGGTCAGCACGTCAACAAAACTGACTCGGCGGTGCGCTTGACCCACGTGCCCACCAATACGGTAGTGCAGTGCCAGACCGAACGCTCCCAGCACCAGAACCGGGATAACGCCTGGAAGATGCTGCGCGCCAAGCTCTATGAACTGGAGCTGCAGAAACGCAACACCGCCGCCCAAGCATTGGAAGATAGCAAGGCCGATATCGGCTGGGGCAGCCAGATTCGCAGTTACGTACTGGATGACCAGCGCATTAAAGACCTGCGCACCAATGTTCAAACCAGCAACTGCGGTGCCGTGCTGGATGGCGATCTGGATATGTTTATTGAGGCCAGTTTGAAGTTTGGGCTTTAA
- the lysS gene encoding lysine--tRNA ligase produces the protein MSDTENTQITAQEENRLIAERRSKLAAIREKRNAFPNAFRRDAYAQQLQEELGDKDKAELEALDRKAKVAGRIMAKRGPFLVLQDMSGRIQAYVDKKQLPEELAEEIKHWDIGDIVFACGPVHKSGKGDLYVYMEEAGLLTKSLRPLPDKFHGLQDQEMRYRQRYVDLIMNEQSRRTFAIRSKMITSIRNYLQQRDFMEVETPMMQVIPGGASAKPFVTHHNALDLDMYLRIAPELYLKRLVVGGFERVFEINRNFRNEGLSTRHNPEFTMIEFYQAYADYNDLMDLTEDMLRTVAQEVLGTTTIQYQGSEYDFAQPFARLSVFDAVLKYNPNVTAEQLADKAQAIAVAKSLGIDVKDTWGLGKIQIEIFEETAEHKLDQPTFITQYPTEVSPLARRSDDNPFVTDRFEFFVGGRELANGFSELNDAEDQAERFMAQVAEKEAGDDEAMHYDADFVAALEYGLPPTAGEGIGIDRLVMLFTDSPSIRDVLLFPHMRPEA, from the coding sequence ATGTCTGATACAGAAAATACCCAAATCACCGCGCAGGAAGAAAACCGCCTGATCGCCGAGCGTCGCAGCAAGCTGGCGGCCATTCGCGAAAAGCGCAATGCCTTCCCCAATGCCTTTCGCCGGGATGCCTATGCCCAGCAGTTGCAAGAGGAGCTGGGTGACAAGGACAAGGCAGAACTGGAAGCGCTGGATCGCAAGGCCAAGGTGGCCGGGCGGATTATGGCCAAGCGCGGGCCCTTCCTGGTGCTGCAGGATATGAGCGGTCGCATTCAGGCCTATGTGGATAAAAAGCAACTGCCGGAAGAACTTGCTGAAGAAATCAAACACTGGGACATCGGCGATATCGTGTTTGCCTGTGGTCCGGTGCATAAATCCGGCAAGGGCGATCTGTATGTGTATATGGAAGAAGCGGGCCTGCTGACCAAATCCCTGCGTCCGCTACCGGATAAATTTCATGGCCTGCAGGATCAGGAAATGCGCTACCGCCAGCGCTATGTCGACCTGATTATGAACGAGCAGTCCCGCCGCACCTTCGCGATTCGCTCAAAGATGATTACCAGCATTCGCAATTACCTCCAGCAGCGCGACTTTATGGAAGTGGAAACACCGATGATGCAGGTGATTCCCGGTGGCGCCAGCGCCAAGCCCTTTGTCACCCATCACAATGCTCTGGATCTTGATATGTATCTGCGTATTGCACCGGAGCTGTATTTGAAGCGGCTGGTGGTGGGCGGCTTTGAGCGGGTATTTGAAATCAACCGCAACTTCCGCAACGAGGGCCTTTCGACTCGGCACAACCCCGAGTTCACTATGATCGAGTTTTATCAGGCCTATGCGGACTACAACGACCTGATGGATTTAACCGAAGACATGCTGCGCACGGTGGCCCAAGAGGTCCTTGGCACAACCACCATTCAATACCAGGGCAGCGAATACGACTTCGCCCAGCCCTTTGCGCGCCTGTCGGTATTCGACGCGGTGCTCAAGTATAACCCCAATGTGACTGCCGAACAGTTGGCTGATAAAGCCCAGGCAATCGCGGTCGCCAAGTCCCTTGGCATAGACGTGAAAGACACTTGGGGGCTGGGCAAAATCCAAATTGAGATCTTCGAAGAAACCGCTGAGCATAAGCTGGATCAGCCGACGTTTATCACCCAGTACCCTACAGAGGTATCGCCACTGGCCCGGCGCAGTGATGACAATCCCTTCGTAACCGACCGCTTTGAGTTCTTTGTGGGTGGTCGTGAACTGGCCAACGGCTTCTCGGAGCTGAATGACGCCGAGGATCAGGCGGAGCGCTTTATGGCCCAGGTTGCCGAAAAAGAGGCCGGAGATGATGAGGCCATGCACTACGACGCCGACTTTGTTGCAGCGCTGGAATACGGTTTGCCGCCCACCGCGGGCGAGGGGATCGGTATCGACCGTCTCGTGATGTTGTTTACCGATTCACCCTCCATTCGGGACGTTTTGCTGTTCCCCCATATGCGACCTGAAGCGTAA
- a CDS encoding Crp/Fnr family transcriptional regulator — translation MSIENVDLFDGLSPDELQILRDTSVMREFAKNTVLIHEGDTADSLYVIESGRVKVYCSDKSGKDFVLNILESGDYFGELALLDDDKRSASVRAMDATRVRIVYKEDFKAILDLHPNITRILNKNLTRRIRKLTNDVKSLALQDVYGRVVKVLTSLAEPFGDGGQMRIEEKLTQQEIADRVGSSREMVARILKDLTIGEYVEVEGRHIIIKKKLPESY, via the coding sequence ATGAGTATCGAGAATGTGGATTTGTTTGACGGGCTGTCGCCAGACGAGCTGCAAATTTTGCGCGATACCAGCGTAATGCGGGAGTTCGCCAAAAATACCGTGCTCATTCACGAAGGTGACACTGCAGATTCGCTGTACGTGATCGAGTCCGGCCGGGTGAAAGTGTATTGCAGCGATAAAAGTGGCAAGGACTTTGTGCTGAATATTCTCGAATCCGGAGACTATTTTGGCGAGCTTGCTCTGCTGGACGATGACAAGCGCTCCGCGTCGGTAAGAGCGATGGACGCGACCCGGGTGCGGATTGTGTACAAGGAAGACTTCAAAGCGATCCTTGACCTTCACCCCAATATTACCCGGATTCTGAATAAGAACCTGACCCGCCGCATTCGTAAACTCACCAATGATGTGAAAAGCCTCGCCCTGCAGGATGTCTACGGTCGCGTGGTCAAGGTGTTGACCAGCCTTGCCGAACCCTTCGGTGATGGCGGGCAGATGCGTATCGAGGAAAAGCTGACCCAGCAGGAAATTGCTGATCGGGTGGGTTCCTCTCGTGAAATGGTTGCGCGTATCCTCAAGGACCTGACCATCGGCGAGTACGTCGAAGTGGAAGGCCGACACATCATCATTAAGAAGAAGCTGCCGGAAAGTTACTAG